One genomic segment of Lewinellaceae bacterium includes these proteins:
- a CDS encoding trypsin-like peptidase domain-containing protein, producing MISTIQSDLASHLESSPVSGTRDQVLLDAYSRTITGVAANASPAIVQLIVYKNKTRNPATGSGFLISSDGLLVTNSHVVKEGAKIQVNLYDGRSVQGTLMGQDQATDIALIQIPAEKTGHLKFGNSDALQVGQIAIAMGNPYGFQYTLTAGVVSALGRTLRAENGRLIDDVIQTDAALNPGNSGGPLLDSQGQVIGVNTAVIRSAQGLAFAVSSNLTEYVVSRLIREGKVRRAFIGIAGQNIQLPARLTAALKLTQTTGILVHQIEKHQPAAFSAMLERDVIVAMDGEVIRSIDDLHKKLDETKVDRIVCISVIRNGVLEQVFVTPGELKT from the coding sequence ATGATTTCAACCATTCAATCAGATCTCGCTTCCCATCTTGAATCGTCTCCGGTATCTGGTACCAGGGATCAGGTTTTACTCGACGCTTACTCCAGAACCATCACCGGAGTTGCAGCCAATGCAAGTCCGGCAATTGTACAGTTGATCGTATATAAAAACAAAACCCGAAACCCAGCCACAGGCTCTGGGTTTTTGATCAGCAGCGATGGCCTGCTGGTAACCAATAGTCATGTGGTGAAAGAAGGCGCAAAGATCCAGGTTAATCTGTACGACGGGAGATCGGTTCAGGGAACCTTAATGGGGCAGGACCAGGCCACCGATATTGCGCTGATCCAAATACCAGCTGAAAAAACCGGACACCTCAAATTTGGGAATTCCGATGCCTTGCAGGTGGGTCAGATTGCCATCGCTATGGGCAATCCCTATGGATTTCAATATACCCTCACTGCTGGGGTCGTCAGTGCTTTAGGAAGAACTTTGAGAGCTGAAAACGGTCGGCTGATCGATGATGTGATTCAGACAGATGCCGCCCTGAATCCTGGCAACTCAGGTGGACCCTTACTCGATTCGCAGGGTCAGGTCATTGGCGTCAATACAGCGGTGATCCGCTCTGCCCAGGGATTGGCTTTTGCAGTTTCTTCGAATCTCACCGAATATGTTGTGAGTAGGTTGATCAGGGAAGGCAAAGTCCGGCGGGCCTTTATTGGTATTGCCGGGCAAAACATTCAGCTTCCGGCTCGCCTTACCGCCGCACTCAAGCTCACGCAAACGACAGGAATCTTGGTTCATCAAATTGAAAAGCACCAGCCGGCTGCCTTCAGCGCGATGCTGGAACGCGATGTAATCGTAGCCATGGATGGGGAAGTGATCCGGTCAATTGATGATCTGCACAAGAAACTGGACGAGACCAAAGTAGACCGTATAGTCTGCATTTCTGTTATCCGCAATGGGGTTTTGGAACAAGTTTTTGTTACACCGGGAGAATTGAAAACCTGA
- a CDS encoding Smr/MutS family protein, whose product MSVDIKTLWVGDLVWVKSLQQRGTVRGRHGSNQAIVQIGETRLHVNGSDLELIPDQSDQSIDPFLLELTKEVPRRHPEWLDFPRNLDLHLEVLNPELAHASPSRALTFQIAQAKKYLDQAIRLKLPSVVIIHGKGTGVLKMELEHLLGAFPAIRHFHAINEGGALEIWFDHHRNS is encoded by the coding sequence ATGAGTGTCGATATCAAAACCCTTTGGGTTGGCGATTTGGTGTGGGTGAAATCGTTGCAACAACGCGGGACGGTTCGCGGGCGCCATGGTTCTAACCAGGCAATTGTACAAATCGGTGAAACCAGACTCCATGTAAATGGCAGTGACCTTGAGCTGATACCTGACCAGTCTGACCAATCGATTGACCCTTTTCTTTTGGAACTGACGAAAGAAGTTCCTCGCCGACATCCGGAATGGCTGGATTTTCCACGAAACCTGGACTTGCACCTGGAGGTGTTGAATCCGGAATTGGCACACGCTTCACCATCAAGGGCATTGACTTTTCAGATAGCACAGGCTAAAAAATACCTGGATCAGGCCATCCGCCTGAAGTTACCCAGCGTGGTAATTATCCACGGTAAGGGAACCGGTGTGTTGAAAATGGAACTTGAGCATTTATTGGGCGCATTTCCTGCCATCAGACATTTTCACGCGATCAATGAAGGTGGCGCTCTGGAAATATGGTTTGATCATCATCGAAATTCCTGA
- the ssb gene encoding single-stranded DNA-binding protein, producing MNSLRNQVQLIGHLGRDPEMVALNNGTKLVKCTIATNEVYRDAQGNSKENTQWHNLVAWGRTAELMTQLLRKGTEVTIQGQLQHREYEKDGVRKTFTEVKVDQFIKNTREQKPF from the coding sequence ATGAATTCCTTACGTAATCAAGTACAATTAATCGGACATCTGGGTCGCGATCCTGAAATGGTAGCATTGAATAATGGTACGAAACTGGTCAAGTGCACCATCGCGACCAATGAAGTATATCGCGATGCCCAGGGAAATTCCAAGGAAAATACCCAATGGCATAATCTGGTCGCCTGGGGACGGACTGCCGAATTGATGACCCAGTTGCTTCGCAAGGGCACGGAGGTGACCATCCAGGGACAACTTCAACACCGGGAATATGAAAAAGATGGTGTCAGGAAGACCTTCACAGAAGTAAAGGTGGACCAGTTCATCAAAAATACCAGAGAGCAAAAGCCTTTCTAA
- the rpsG gene encoding 30S ribosomal protein S7: MRKRKPKIRVIAPDPRYQDQMVTKFVNNIMRRGKKNTAYKLFYDSMEIVKSRSNDNEHEIWQRALSNVTPQVEVRSRRIGGATFQIPTEIHPSRKLSIGMKWLIKFASQRSGKGMAEKLAAEVIAAAKGEGAAVKKKEDTHRMAEANKAFAHFKV, from the coding sequence ATGAGAAAAAGAAAACCAAAAATTCGCGTTATAGCTCCGGATCCCCGCTACCAGGATCAGATGGTAACCAAGTTTGTCAATAACATTATGCGCCGTGGTAAGAAGAATACGGCCTATAAGTTATTTTATGACTCCATGGAAATCGTTAAGTCCCGTTCCAATGATAACGAACACGAGATCTGGCAGAGAGCATTGAGCAATGTAACGCCACAGGTTGAAGTACGGAGCCGCCGGATTGGAGGTGCTACATTCCAGATTCCAACGGAAATCCATCCAAGCCGGAAACTTTCCATTGGTATGAAATGGCTGATCAAGTTTGCTTCCCAGCGCAGTGGCAAAGGAATGGCAGAAAAATTGGCTGCAGAAGTTATTGCTGCAGCAAAAGGGGAAGGAGCTGCGGTTAAGAAGAAAGAAGATACACACCGTATGGCTGAAGCCAACAAAGCATTTGCTCATTTTAAAGTTTAA
- a CDS encoding amidohydrolase yields MRLFLIPATCYLILATLMGCSQPAETKADLVITHAQVATVDSTFSMAEAIAVKGDHIIAVGDAGSMQSLIGDSTRVMDVKGAFVMPGFIEGHGHFSGLGNSLIELNFLKVKSWDAIVAMVDSAVQKSKPGDWIIGRGWHQEKWTEPLEKSVLGYPYHDQLSQVSPDNPVLLDHASGHSLFANKKAMDLAGISDETPNPYGGEIVRDASGKAIGVFEERAQSLFQEPYQKYLDGISDEEKAAKWLKSVRLAEEDCLRKGITSFEDAGTTVAELQDFINLADHQDLNLRLWMMINDSYDHISDVAGQYPKLNIGGQHYLTVRAVKAYIDGALGSFGAWLLAPYADKPGFVGQNTTKIEDLERMANLCIDNNLQYCIHAIGDRANREVIDMYQRTFEAHPDQHDLRWRIEHAQHIDTADIPRFHQLGIIAAMQGIHCTSDAPFVEKRLGAFRAKYESYPWRSLWDAGAIIANGTDAPVEDVDPIQSYYATVTRRRADNGFTFYPEQCLTRKEALISYTRNNAYAAFEENEKGSLTPGRFADITILDTNLLTCADEAILNTKVLYTIVGGKIKYQKE; encoded by the coding sequence ATGCGGTTGTTCCTGATACCTGCGACATGCTATTTAATTCTGGCTACCCTGATGGGCTGTTCCCAACCGGCTGAAACCAAAGCTGATCTGGTGATCACCCATGCACAGGTTGCTACGGTTGACAGCACATTTTCCATGGCGGAGGCCATCGCGGTTAAGGGAGATCACATTATTGCGGTGGGTGATGCCGGTTCCATGCAATCATTGATCGGCGACTCCACCAGAGTGATGGATGTGAAGGGTGCTTTTGTTATGCCTGGATTCATTGAAGGTCACGGTCATTTCTCAGGTCTGGGTAACAGTCTGATAGAACTCAACTTCCTGAAGGTTAAAAGCTGGGATGCCATCGTAGCCATGGTTGATTCGGCGGTACAAAAATCCAAACCAGGTGATTGGATCATCGGGCGGGGCTGGCATCAGGAGAAATGGACTGAACCTCTGGAAAAAAGTGTCCTGGGTTACCCCTATCACGATCAGCTGAGTCAGGTCTCTCCGGATAATCCGGTCTTGCTGGATCATGCCAGCGGCCATTCTTTATTCGCCAATAAAAAGGCCATGGACCTGGCCGGCATTTCCGATGAAACGCCCAACCCTTACGGAGGGGAGATCGTCCGGGATGCATCCGGCAAAGCCATTGGTGTGTTTGAGGAACGGGCCCAATCCCTCTTCCAGGAGCCCTATCAAAAATACCTTGATGGCATCAGTGATGAGGAAAAGGCAGCCAAATGGTTAAAAAGTGTTCGTCTCGCTGAAGAAGATTGCCTGAGAAAAGGCATAACCTCCTTTGAAGATGCTGGCACCACGGTGGCGGAACTGCAGGATTTTATCAATCTTGCTGACCACCAGGACCTTAACCTTCGACTCTGGATGATGATCAACGACAGTTACGACCACATATCCGATGTTGCTGGCCAATATCCCAAATTAAACATCGGCGGTCAGCATTATTTGACTGTTCGGGCTGTAAAAGCATACATTGACGGCGCTCTGGGTTCTTTCGGGGCCTGGTTATTGGCCCCCTATGCGGATAAACCTGGATTTGTCGGCCAGAATACCACCAAAATTGAGGACCTCGAGCGAATGGCTAATCTTTGTATTGACAACAACCTGCAGTATTGCATCCATGCCATAGGTGATCGTGCAAACCGGGAGGTGATTGACATGTACCAGCGTACTTTTGAGGCACATCCGGATCAGCATGACCTTCGCTGGCGTATTGAACATGCACAACACATCGATACAGCAGATATTCCCCGTTTTCACCAGTTGGGCATTATTGCGGCCATGCAGGGTATCCATTGCACCTCAGATGCGCCCTTTGTTGAAAAACGTCTGGGTGCTTTCAGAGCCAAATACGAATCTTATCCCTGGCGATCGCTGTGGGATGCTGGTGCCATAATTGCCAATGGAACCGATGCACCGGTGGAAGATGTTGATCCCATTCAAAGTTATTACGCTACCGTGACCCGGAGGCGAGCGGACAATGGTTTCACCTTTTATCCGGAACAGTGTCTGACCAGAAAAGAAGCATTGATCTCCTATACCCGTAATAATGCTTATGCTGCATTTGAAGAAAATGAGAAAGGTTCTTTAACCCCGGGACGATTTGCAGATATCACTATCCTGGATACCAACTTATTGACTTGTGCAGACGAGGCTATTTTAAACACCAAAGTATTGTATACGATCGTTGGCGGCAAGATCAAATATCAAAAGGAATAG
- a CDS encoding dihydrodipicolinate synthase family protein: MNQTILQPGVYVANLTPMTPDLLPDIPLLISHLRHLINKGAQGIALLGTTGEANSFSLQERMDLITAVVENGIPADRLMVGTGCCALTDTIVLTKHAVRSGIKSILMLPPFYYKQVSDDGLFSYFQRVIEGVAADQLEIYLYHFPKITGLDFSIPLLEKLLQSYPGQIVGMKDSSGDLEHGKMIASHFPGFKLYAGTEKYLLDILRAGGSGCISATANVTVQKCAEVFRHWQQPEADQLQAEASAQRQIFEGLPFVSILKQYLAFTTGNQQWLHVRPPNALVPDDVARQVVERFTAVSES, translated from the coding sequence ATGAACCAGACCATCCTCCAACCCGGCGTTTATGTTGCCAATCTAACGCCAATGACACCGGACTTACTTCCTGATATCCCATTACTAATCAGTCATTTAAGGCATTTGATTAATAAAGGGGCCCAGGGTATCGCCCTGCTGGGTACTACCGGTGAAGCCAACTCATTCAGCCTCCAGGAGCGCATGGATCTGATCACCGCAGTGGTCGAAAACGGTATTCCTGCGGATCGGTTGATGGTTGGAACGGGATGTTGTGCCCTGACAGACACGATAGTGCTGACCAAACACGCCGTTCGGTCCGGGATCAAAAGCATCCTCATGCTCCCTCCGTTTTATTATAAACAAGTCTCTGATGATGGTTTGTTCTCCTATTTCCAAAGGGTGATCGAAGGCGTAGCTGCTGACCAGTTGGAGATCTATCTGTACCATTTCCCTAAAATAACCGGACTTGATTTCTCCATTCCTTTGCTCGAAAAACTGCTCCAATCCTATCCCGGTCAAATCGTAGGCATGAAGGATTCCAGCGGAGATCTTGAACATGGCAAAATGATCGCCTCCCATTTTCCGGGATTTAAGCTCTATGCGGGTACCGAAAAATACCTGCTTGACATTTTGCGGGCAGGCGGGTCCGGATGCATCTCCGCTACCGCCAATGTCACAGTTCAAAAATGTGCTGAGGTATTCCGTCATTGGCAGCAACCGGAGGCTGACCAGCTTCAGGCTGAAGCCAGTGCACAACGGCAGATCTTTGAAGGCCTGCCTTTCGTTTCCATCCTGAAGCAATACCTGGCTTTCACTACCGGCAACCAGCAGTGGCTCCATGTGCGCCCTCCCAATGCCCTGGTACCGGACGATGTGGCCCGGCAGGTAGTTGAGCGGTTTACTGCTGTGTCAGAAAGTTGA
- a CDS encoding 30S ribosomal protein S12 produces MPTINQLVRKGREQVITKSKSRALNACPQKRGVCTRVYTTTPKKPNSALRKVAKVRLTNQIEVIAYIPGEGHNLQEHSIVLIRGGRVKDLPGVRYTIVRGALDTAGVNDRKKSRSKYGTKRPKK; encoded by the coding sequence ATGCCTACGATAAATCAATTGGTTAGAAAAGGCCGCGAACAGGTCATCACAAAGAGCAAGAGCCGGGCTTTAAATGCATGTCCGCAGAAGCGGGGCGTCTGTACTCGTGTATATACCACTACACCTAAAAAGCCTAACTCTGCACTGCGGAAAGTGGCTAAAGTGCGCCTGACCAACCAAATTGAAGTGATTGCTTACATCCCTGGTGAAGGGCATAATCTCCAGGAACACTCCATCGTGTTGATCCGCGGTGGCCGTGTAAAAGACTTGCCTGGTGTTCGTTACACCATCGTGCGTGGCGCCCTGGATACCGCCGGAGTGAACGATCGTAAGAAAAGCCGCTCCAAATACGGAACCAAACGTCCTAAGAAATAA
- a CDS encoding outer membrane beta-barrel protein — MSRNRLQYVIWTFVFILPQCLLGQRKEGLRSQAGFEAGYSHHLILQSSDKTFNEMQTLPGYHVYLFKQWRITSHVGLQVEAGWTQRIYRYPDDVYFNADRQQDIKVNRYLHHLTVPMTIAFQSKNFCWRLGAFKEWPLSSESDPKSNSPQPNLPEQQDYGVVVSWEWQFGPIGFFARCLMGLDKHAVVPYPDETGATSDTIQPRYSTLQAGIRCAVF, encoded by the coding sequence ATGTCCCGAAACCGATTGCAATACGTCATTTGGACCTTCGTCTTTATATTGCCTCAATGCTTGCTGGGGCAACGCAAAGAAGGTCTGCGATCCCAGGCAGGTTTTGAGGCTGGATACTCGCATCATCTTATCCTGCAATCATCGGATAAAACTTTCAATGAAATGCAGACATTGCCGGGTTACCATGTTTACCTGTTTAAGCAATGGAGAATTACTTCACATGTCGGACTTCAGGTTGAAGCTGGCTGGACGCAACGTATTTACCGGTATCCGGATGATGTCTATTTTAATGCCGACCGTCAGCAGGACATAAAGGTGAACCGGTACCTGCACCACCTTACCGTACCGATGACCATAGCCTTTCAATCAAAAAATTTCTGCTGGCGACTGGGCGCCTTCAAAGAATGGCCGCTTTCCTCCGAATCTGATCCAAAATCCAATTCACCTCAGCCTAACTTACCTGAACAGCAGGATTATGGGGTTGTCGTCAGTTGGGAATGGCAGTTCGGTCCGATTGGTTTCTTTGCCCGCTGTCTGATGGGTTTGGACAAACATGCCGTGGTTCCTTATCCCGATGAAACCGGAGCAACTTCCGATACGATTCAGCCCCGTTATTCAACCCTTCAGGCTGGGATCCGCTGCGCGGTATTTTAG
- a CDS encoding alpha-amylase produces the protein MIKELHSMLKNPLLYEINTRPWLRLFGAKSTLSDVPGSYWDYLKDQGIGQVWLMGVWQTAVVDARIRREFPERVLDYHPDERYPPFEYHIGASPYAIARYQPNENVGTWDDIARIRETLHTRGMQLILDFVPNHFSVESPWIDQFPEYFIQGDEAAIRQNPTEYFRHGNLIFAHGRDPYFPGWRDTVQVNYFNPDARQWMEDQLSNLAEVCDGVRCDMAMLLVNRIFNKTWQHHFSTTHSPSISEFWSTAIQVIKARHPEFQLMAEVYWDMEWELQQQGFDFTYDKRLLDRLVGNERQGVREHLLADDDYQSKLVRFLENHDEERALSHFGKERSFAAAIATYTLPGMRFFYDGQWEGSLRKVPVQMMEFPPEIPCSCGSLMVKDNPASVYCSDTWFFYQKLLYLLRKDVFQGTWSQINLQGNQQDQFFAWQWEHKSGRTLIVINYDGSPGTAYIHLPDQKGNDPVGLWSASEELAFQWEGDYLLIPLRPYQYQVFNLSLVTVS, from the coding sequence ATGATCAAAGAATTACACTCCATGCTCAAGAACCCATTGCTTTATGAGATAAATACCCGGCCGTGGCTCCGTCTTTTTGGTGCAAAATCCACTTTGAGTGATGTGCCCGGTTCGTATTGGGACTACCTGAAAGACCAGGGCATCGGTCAGGTTTGGCTGATGGGGGTATGGCAAACCGCAGTAGTTGATGCCCGGATACGCCGTGAATTTCCCGAGCGCGTTCTGGATTACCATCCTGATGAGCGATATCCACCGTTTGAATATCATATTGGGGCTTCACCGTACGCTATTGCCCGCTATCAACCGAATGAAAATGTCGGTACCTGGGATGACATCGCCCGGATACGCGAAACATTGCACACACGAGGCATGCAATTGATTCTGGACTTCGTCCCCAATCATTTTAGTGTGGAATCTCCCTGGATCGATCAGTTTCCGGAGTATTTTATCCAGGGTGATGAAGCAGCTATTCGTCAAAATCCCACTGAATATTTCCGTCATGGTAACCTGATTTTTGCTCATGGCCGGGATCCTTATTTTCCGGGCTGGCGTGACACGGTCCAGGTCAATTATTTTAATCCGGATGCCAGGCAATGGATGGAGGACCAATTATCGAATCTGGCAGAAGTGTGTGACGGTGTCCGTTGCGACATGGCTATGCTGCTGGTAAACCGTATATTCAATAAGACGTGGCAACATCATTTTTCTACAACCCATTCTCCATCCATCTCTGAGTTTTGGTCAACGGCAATCCAGGTCATCAAGGCCAGGCACCCTGAATTCCAGCTGATGGCCGAGGTGTATTGGGATATGGAATGGGAGTTGCAACAGCAGGGATTTGATTTTACCTATGATAAACGGTTGCTGGATCGGTTGGTTGGGAATGAACGACAGGGGGTCCGGGAACACCTCCTGGCCGATGATGACTACCAAAGTAAACTGGTAAGATTTCTTGAAAATCACGATGAAGAAAGGGCCCTGTCCCATTTTGGTAAAGAACGCAGTTTCGCCGCTGCCATTGCTACCTATACTTTGCCAGGCATGCGTTTTTTCTACGATGGACAATGGGAAGGAAGCTTAAGGAAAGTTCCGGTGCAAATGATGGAATTTCCTCCTGAAATACCGTGTTCCTGTGGTTCCCTGATGGTTAAGGATAACCCAGCCAGCGTCTATTGTTCCGATACCTGGTTCTTTTATCAAAAGCTGCTTTATCTGCTCAGGAAGGATGTTTTTCAGGGAACCTGGAGTCAGATTAACCTGCAAGGGAATCAGCAGGATCAGTTTTTTGCATGGCAATGGGAACACAAAAGTGGTCGGACATTGATCGTGATTAACTACGATGGTTCACCTGGCACGGCTTACATCCATTTGCCGGATCAAAAAGGAAATGATCCTGTCGGGCTGTGGTCTGCAAGTGAAGAACTGGCCTTTCAATGGGAAGGGGATTATTTGTTGATCCCGTTACGGCCATATCAGTATCAGGTTTTTAATCTTTCGTTGGTAACTGTCAGCTAA
- a CDS encoding GNAT family N-acetyltransferase, which translates to MAENLTIRYAEQADLPHILELVKELAHYERAPEEVWVTIDDYEKCFRSVFDALVAEQEGIIVGMALYYMTFSTWKGKMLHLEDFIVTEEQRGKGIGKQLFDAVIVEAKKQEVKLMRWQVLDWNEPAIGFYKKYDVTFDTDWWNVKILFTSPGNPN; encoded by the coding sequence ATGGCCGAAAACCTGACGATTCGCTATGCAGAGCAGGCAGATTTGCCGCATATCCTGGAGTTGGTGAAAGAACTTGCCCACTATGAGAGAGCGCCAGAGGAGGTTTGGGTCACGATCGATGATTACGAGAAGTGTTTTCGTTCCGTCTTTGACGCGCTGGTAGCGGAGCAGGAAGGCATCATCGTCGGCATGGCCCTATACTATATGACATTCTCCACCTGGAAAGGAAAAATGCTTCATCTGGAAGACTTTATCGTAACGGAGGAACAACGCGGAAAAGGAATTGGCAAACAGCTATTTGATGCTGTCATTGTAGAAGCCAAAAAGCAGGAGGTAAAACTCATGCGCTGGCAGGTATTGGACTGGAACGAACCTGCTATTGGCTTTTATAAAAAATACGATGTAACCTTTGATACGGACTGGTGGAACGTTAAAATCCTCTTTACCAGTCCCGGCAATCCCAACTAA
- a CDS encoding polyprenyl synthetase family protein, giving the protein MLPYFEEFREQFDPFLEKQFSGLIPGTLYQPVQYLMNLGGKRLRPYALWLATHCYDRSRRQMAIPAAYALELFHAFTLVHDDIMDEAPLRRGKATVHAAFNTNAAILSGDAMMVHCMDYLLNGYVDTLALGLSRELARTAIGVCQGQQMDMDYADRHQITVAEYLQMIEAKTAILLGSAFRMGAMIGGAGESDLDALYRYGKQTGLAFQIQDDYLDAYGGDAFGKQEGGDILQNKKTFLYLKGIELCPPEKLPDYLDAYNRMTTNDSDAREKVNAIKSCWEDWGVAKATISYLRSLEDSASEALDRVLLPVENTQLLRELGDALVWRLT; this is encoded by the coding sequence ATGCTTCCATACTTTGAGGAATTTCGCGAACAGTTTGATCCATTTCTGGAAAAACAGTTTTCCGGTTTGATTCCCGGTACGCTCTATCAGCCTGTACAATACCTGATGAACCTGGGAGGTAAACGACTCAGGCCTTATGCCTTGTGGCTCGCTACCCATTGTTACGATCGTTCCCGGAGGCAAATGGCCATACCGGCAGCCTATGCTTTGGAGTTGTTCCATGCTTTTACCCTGGTGCATGACGATATTATGGATGAAGCTCCACTGAGGCGTGGAAAGGCGACGGTTCACGCTGCGTTTAATACCAATGCCGCCATATTAAGCGGCGATGCCATGATGGTGCATTGTATGGATTATTTGTTGAATGGTTATGTGGATACACTGGCTCTTGGGTTGAGCCGGGAGCTGGCCAGAACGGCAATTGGGGTTTGCCAGGGTCAGCAGATGGACATGGATTATGCCGATCGGCACCAGATTACGGTAGCGGAGTATCTGCAAATGATTGAGGCCAAGACAGCCATATTGTTGGGCTCTGCTTTCCGCATGGGCGCAATGATTGGCGGGGCTGGAGAATCCGACCTGGATGCACTTTACAGGTATGGCAAACAAACCGGCCTGGCATTCCAGATCCAGGACGACTATCTGGATGCCTACGGTGGAGATGCTTTTGGCAAGCAGGAGGGGGGAGATATCCTGCAGAACAAAAAGACCTTCTTATACCTGAAGGGCATCGAATTGTGTCCGCCGGAAAAACTACCGGACTACCTGGATGCCTATAACCGGATGACCACGAACGATTCGGATGCCAGGGAGAAAGTGAACGCAATTAAGTCCTGCTGGGAAGACTGGGGCGTTGCGAAAGCTACCATAAGTTATTTAAGGTCATTGGAAGATTCAGCTTCTGAAGCATTGGATCGTGTCCTTCTCCCGGTGGAGAACACCCAGTTATTACGTGAATTGGGTGATGCGCTGGTTTGGCGGTTGACCTGA